In Bacillus sp. NP247, one DNA window encodes the following:
- a CDS encoding RNA polymerase sigma factor: MKVIPLYKMIVKEETDVSLAKKGNHEAFMTLIHTEKVKMYRIAKAMLRDETNIEDAMQATILKAYENIKKLKKEEFFQTWLIRILINECNNIIRSYKKVIVIEDHDSNMVAFDRYEDIDLCNAIQSLTEELRAVTVLYYYEDMNQESIATLLEIPKGTVKSRLSRAREQLEERLKME; encoded by the coding sequence GTGAAAGTAATTCCTTTATATAAGATGATTGTAAAAGAAGAAACGGATGTTTCTTTAGCAAAAAAGGGTAATCATGAGGCTTTTATGACACTTATACATACAGAAAAAGTAAAGATGTATCGCATTGCGAAGGCGATGTTACGTGATGAGACGAATATAGAGGATGCGATGCAGGCAACAATTTTAAAAGCTTATGAAAATATAAAAAAACTGAAAAAGGAAGAGTTTTTTCAAACTTGGCTCATTAGAATTTTAATAAATGAGTGTAACAATATAATTCGCTCTTATAAAAAAGTAATTGTAATTGAGGATCATGATAGTAATATGGTGGCGTTCGATCGATATGAAGATATTGACCTTTGTAATGCTATTCAGTCTTTAACGGAAGAACTAAGAGCTGTAACTGTACTTTATTATTATGAAGATATGAATCAAGAAAGTATTGCAACGCTTTTAGAAATTCCAAAAGGAACGGTTAAATCAAGATTGTCACGTGCAAGGGAACAATTAGAAGAGCGATTAAAGATGGAGTAG
- a CDS encoding ABC transporter permease subunit: MNKQLFLASLKETQKSILSYATGAALYLWLLIWIFPSMVSAKGLNELISAMPDSVKKIVGMESPIQNVMDFLAGEYYSLLFIIILTIFCVTVATHLIARHVDKGAMAYLLATPVSRVKIAITQAAVLILGLLIIVIVTYVAGILGAEWFLKDNNLNKELFLKINVVGGLIFLVVSAYSFFFSCICNDERKALSYSASLTILFFVLDMVGKLSDKLEWMRNISLFTLFRPKEIAEGTYNIWPVSIGLTAGALCIFIVAIVVFRKRDLPL; encoded by the coding sequence ATGAATAAACAACTATTTTTAGCTAGTTTGAAAGAAACTCAAAAAAGTATATTGAGCTATGCTACTGGTGCAGCTCTTTATTTATGGTTATTAATTTGGATATTCCCATCGATGGTTTCAGCGAAAGGGTTAAATGAATTAATAAGTGCTATGCCTGATAGTGTAAAAAAAATCGTTGGAATGGAAAGTCCGATTCAAAATGTAATGGATTTTTTAGCGGGTGAATATTATAGTCTATTGTTTATTATCATTTTAACAATTTTTTGTGTCACGGTTGCAACGCATTTAATTGCTCGTCATGTAGATAAAGGGGCGATGGCATATTTATTAGCAACACCTGTATCAAGGGTGAAAATTGCAATTACACAAGCTGCTGTTCTCATATTGGGGCTACTAATTATTGTAATTGTTACTTATGTAGCTGGTATATTAGGTGCAGAATGGTTTTTAAAAGATAATAATTTAAATAAAGAATTATTTTTGAAGATAAATGTAGTCGGAGGGCTAATATTTTTAGTGGTTAGTGCCTATTCATTTTTCTTTTCCTGTATATGTAATGATGAAAGGAAGGCACTTAGCTACTCAGCAAGTTTAACAATCCTATTTTTCGTATTAGATATGGTAGGGAAATTAAGTGATAAGTTAGAGTGGATGAGAAATATATCCTTGTTTACATTGTTTCGTCCGAAAGAAATTGCTGAAGGAACATATAATATATGGCCAGTAAGTATAGGTTTAACTGCTGGAGCGCTTTGTATCTTCATAGTAGCAATTGTAGTGTTTAGGAAGAGAGATTTGCCGTTGTAA
- a CDS encoding ABC transporter ATP-binding protein: MISVQNVTKQFSNGKGLFDITFEVKEGEVFGYLGPNGAGKSTTIRNLMGFIKPTAGKATIFGLDCWEDAAKIQREVGYLPGEISFIEGMNGLDFLKLMQGMRGLKDIKRRDELIERLQFDVKTPIRKMSKGMKQKVGIVAAFMHDPEVLILDEPTSGLDPLMQQLFIDLILEEKQRGKTILMSSHIFTEIERTCDRVAIIKDGCLVTVENIHDLQGMRRQVIDVTVSSEEEIESLKQCDLQFEGVKGREASIIVQGNYQTVLQTLSNYNVTALQTRATDLEHLFMHYYEKKEGVKHE, encoded by the coding sequence ATGATTTCAGTTCAAAATGTTACAAAACAGTTTTCAAATGGAAAAGGCTTGTTTGATATTACATTTGAAGTGAAAGAAGGAGAAGTTTTTGGCTACTTAGGACCAAATGGTGCCGGGAAATCAACAACGATTCGTAATTTAATGGGATTTATAAAACCGACGGCTGGTAAAGCGACAATTTTCGGATTAGATTGTTGGGAAGATGCTGCGAAAATTCAAAGAGAAGTTGGTTATTTACCAGGAGAAATTTCTTTTATTGAAGGAATGAACGGATTAGATTTTTTAAAGTTGATGCAAGGAATGCGTGGGTTAAAAGATATAAAAAGACGAGATGAATTAATAGAACGTTTGCAATTCGATGTGAAAACACCAATTCGAAAAATGTCTAAAGGAATGAAACAAAAAGTAGGGATTGTTGCTGCATTTATGCATGATCCAGAAGTACTAATTTTAGATGAACCGACATCAGGACTCGATCCACTTATGCAGCAACTATTTATAGATTTAATATTAGAAGAAAAGCAAAGAGGGAAAACGATTCTTATGTCGTCGCATATTTTCACTGAAATTGAGAGAACTTGTGACAGAGTGGCTATTATTAAAGATGGTTGCCTTGTAACAGTTGAAAACATTCATGATTTACAAGGCATGAGAAGACAGGTGATAGATGTAACTGTATCATCAGAGGAAGAAATCGAGTCTCTTAAACAATGTGATTTGCAATTTGAAGGAGTGAAAGGTAGAGAGGCATCAATTATTGTGCAAGGAAACTATCAAACTGTTTTACAAACACTTTCAAACTATAATGTAACGGCACTTCAAACGAGAGCGACGGATTTAGAACATTTATTTATGCATTATTACGAGAAGAAAGAAGGGGTAAAGCATGAATAA
- a CDS encoding TetR/AcrR family transcriptional regulator — protein MNGFEKVKEKKKRAIKDAAFILFSERGFNEVKIEHIAKKANVSQVTIYNHFGSKDALFRELIQEFIISEFQYYKDLAEEKLPFHDMMQKMIVRKMNTGGLFQPDMLLQMMQRDETLREFIYSYQNEKILPWYLEILEQAQRKNEINPHLSKEMMLLYIQMFTKLGDDFGAQLLEGDREKHIQDIVTMFFYGLSVPEK, from the coding sequence TTGAACGGCTTTGAAAAAGTGAAAGAAAAGAAAAAACGTGCCATTAAAGATGCGGCCTTTATATTATTTTCAGAACGCGGATTTAATGAAGTAAAAATAGAACATATTGCAAAAAAAGCAAACGTTTCTCAAGTTACAATTTATAATCATTTCGGAAGTAAAGATGCGTTATTTAGGGAACTTATACAAGAATTTATAATATCTGAATTTCAATATTATAAAGATCTTGCAGAAGAAAAATTACCTTTTCATGATATGATGCAAAAAATGATTGTAAGAAAAATGAATACTGGGGGATTATTTCAGCCTGATATGTTACTACAAATGATGCAAAGAGACGAAACGCTCCGAGAATTTATTTATAGTTATCAAAACGAAAAAATCTTGCCTTGGTATTTAGAAATATTAGAACAAGCACAGCGCAAAAATGAAATTAATCCACACCTTTCAAAAGAAATGATGTTACTTTACATTCAAATGTTCACTAAATTAGGTGATGATTTCGGGGCACAGCTTCTTGAAGGAGATCGAGAAAAACATATACAAGATATAGTTACGATGTTCTTTTACGGACTTTCCGTCCCAGAAAAATAA
- a CDS encoding YafY family protein, with protein sequence MTPFMEGNMKKSERINDMLIFLNNKKYFNLKDLMNRYAISKSTALRDIQSLEEIGVPIYSELGRNGSYKIIENSMLSPIYFSVDEMYALYFSILTLNGYKTKPFNIESIALENKFKNVLPDNVSKNISIMEQTLSFEVTNHSNFSPFLKEILQGIFAERVYRLTYLKKDREKELIVQFIRIESKFGQWYAKIFNFETRDIQIIRCDKILSITETNNTNPKKLEELLSYLAAFHRKPDAIDFTVIVNQYGKDIFDKESYPSMRIQKENENYIITGYFNKKEADFISSYFVKFGKTIISIQPLMLKDLIYNKVLSITNHLSSLR encoded by the coding sequence GTGACACCTTTTATGGAGGGAAATATGAAAAAATCTGAACGAATAAATGATATGCTTATTTTCTTAAATAATAAAAAATATTTTAATTTAAAAGATTTAATGAATAGATATGCTATTTCTAAAAGTACCGCGTTGCGAGACATTCAATCATTGGAAGAAATAGGTGTGCCAATATATTCTGAATTAGGTAGAAATGGAAGTTATAAAATTATAGAAAATAGTATGTTATCACCAATTTATTTTAGCGTGGATGAAATGTATGCTTTATACTTTTCAATCCTTACATTAAATGGATATAAGACGAAACCATTTAATATAGAAAGTATTGCACTTGAAAATAAATTTAAAAATGTATTACCTGATAATGTGAGTAAAAATATTTCAATTATGGAACAAACGCTTTCCTTTGAAGTAACAAACCATAGTAATTTTAGTCCGTTCTTGAAAGAAATTTTACAAGGGATTTTTGCTGAAAGGGTTTATCGTTTAACATATTTGAAGAAAGATAGGGAGAAAGAATTAATTGTCCAATTCATTCGAATAGAATCTAAATTCGGACAGTGGTATGCTAAGATTTTTAATTTTGAGACGAGGGATATTCAAATAATCAGATGTGATAAAATTCTTTCTATTACAGAAACAAATAATACTAATCCTAAAAAGCTGGAAGAACTATTAAGTTATCTTGCTGCTTTTCACAGAAAACCTGATGCAATTGATTTTACTGTCATTGTTAATCAATATGGAAAAGACATCTTTGATAAAGAGAGTTATCCTTCTATGAGGATACAGAAAGAAAATGAAAATTACATTATAACAGGCTATTTTAACAAGAAAGAAGCAGATTTTATTTCAAGTTATTTTGTAAAGTTTGGAAAAACGATTATTTCAATTCAGCCTCTCATGCTAAAAGATTTAATCTATAATAAGGTATTATCTATAACGAATCATTTAAGTTCTTTGAGATAA